Proteins found in one Quercus robur chromosome 2, dhQueRobu3.1, whole genome shotgun sequence genomic segment:
- the LOC126713678 gene encoding nudix hydrolase 8-like, which yields MVMMAAVMDACQWSGFCIQRLIEQPRSSGAKDCSFQCLSKGFLQKSILSTTSSTQLKSSTVPLHGSSYVHKKKGIHVLSPNISSPSMRVELLDAWDDDYDGVIINPESLPLSANAFALALRASLSNWKLKGKKGVWLKILLDQADLVPIAIQEGFNYHQAESGYVMLTYWIPNEPSMLPASPSHQIGVGGFVLNDKREVLVVKEKCPCSCSGLWKLPTGYINKSEDVFTGAIREVKEETGVDTIFLELVAFRHAHLVAFENSDLLFVCMLKPLSFEITIDEKEIQAAKWMPIDELIGQPFYQEDHMSKKVIDICMSAYEDRYSGFIANQLTSKIDGKLSYLYYNYSNKN from the exons ATGGTGATGATGGCAGCAGTGATGGATGCCTGTCAATGGTCCGGTTTTTGCATTCAGCGTCTCATAGAGCAGCCTAGAAGTTCTGGGGCTAAAGATTGCAGCTTCCAGTGTTTATCAAAGG GTTTCTTGCAGAAGTCTATTCTCTCAACTACCTCAAGTACTCAACTCAAGTCCTCTACCGTGCCACTTCATGGGAGCAGCTATGTGCACAAGAAAAAGGGAATACATGTTTTATCTCCAAATATATCATCACCAAGCATGAGAGTGGAATTGCTTGATGCTTGGGATGATGACTATGATGGTGTCATTATTAATCCAGAAAGCTTACCTTTAAGTGCAAATGCTTTTGCATTGGCCCTTCGAGCTTCTCTGTCAAACTGGAAGTTGAAG GGGAAAAAAGGAGTATGGCTCAAAATTCTACTAGATCAAGCTGATCTTGTTCCAATTGCTATACAG GAGGGTTTCAATTACCATCAAGCTGAATCAGGATATGTTATGTTAACATATTGGATTCCTAATGAGCCCTCCATGCTTCCTGCTAGCCCTTCACATCAAATTGGCGTTGGAGGATTTGTGCTCAACGACAAAAGAGAG GTCCTTGTGGTGAAAGAAAAATGTCCTTGTAGTTGCTCAGGCTTGTGGAAGTTGCCTACTGGCTATATTAACAAG TCTGAAGACGTATTCACTGGAGCCATCAGAGAAGTGAAAGAAGAAACTGGG GTTGACACAATTTTCCTGGAACTGGTTGCTTTCAG ACATGCCCACCTTGTGGCTTTTGAGAATTCAGATTTGCTCTTCGTGTGCATGCTTAAGCCATTGTCCTTTGAAATCACAATCGATGAGAAGGAAATTCAAGCTGCCAAG TGGATGCCTATTGATGAATTAATTGGACAGCCATTTTATCAAGAAGACCACATGTCAAAGAAGGTCATTGATATTTGCATGTCAGCTTATGAAGATCGTTACAGCGGATTCATTGCAAATCAGCTCACCTCGAAAATTGACGGAAAATTATCCTACTTGTACTACAACtattcaaacaaaaattag